The DNA region GCCAATTACGGTATTGGAATGAATGACGATGTTGCTGCCCAGCACCGAACGGTTGTACAGCTTCACCCCCGGAAAAAGGGTGCAGTTGTTGCCCATACTGGAATCGGGCCCGATAAATACCTGGGGCGAGACTTTACAGTTGTCACCGATCACTACATTTTCTGCCACATAGCTAAATGCGCCAATAAATACATTTTTACCAATTTTTGCCGAAGGGTGAATAAAGCAGGGCTGTTCTATGCCCACCTGTGCATTGCCCAGGTTAACGGCCTCGTTGTATTTTTCCAGCAAGACTGAAAAAGCACTGTAAGGATCGGCCACCCTGATGAGGGTACTACTGACCTTCTGACTGGGTACAAAGTCTTTCTTAACAATGACTACCGAAGCATTTGTCTGGTATAAATAGTTCTCGTACTTAGGGTTAGATAAAAAGCATAAAGACCCGGTCTTACCATTTTCTATTTTTGAAAGCTCGCTAACCTTTGCGTCCTCATCGCCCTCGATGGTACCATCTATAAACTCACTTATCTGCTTGGCAGTAAATTGCATCTTACAAAGTTATATGTTAAATTGATATGAACAAAAAAACCTGTTTAGGTTACTCCGTTCATTTTAAATTAAGAATCTAAAAACGGGATAAATCGTTAAATATTTTGTTAAAAAATGCTAAATAATCCGCGGATAACACAGGATATGCTTTTTCACTGTCTTGTCCAGTGACGCTAAGTTAGATAAATCAGAGGCTTTCGCAATGTCTACTATCGTATTGTTTTTCAACAAGATATTGATATTTCCGCTCCCTGCATTATAGGCCCTGTTCCTGATGACATCCGTAAATACAAAATAGCAGACCTCTGCCTCGTCCAGGTTTAAAACCTCAGCTATGCGCGCCCTCAGTTCCTGTACCCGGCTTTCATCAGGGGCCTCATTACTGATCTCCACTTTATAGAGGTTCCGCTGCGTAAGCATACCGCAAAGCTGCGCCAGGATCCGGTCTGAGTGGCTTACCCAAACCTTCACCGAGGCAAAAATATCCTGATCGTCCAGCCTCGAAAAATGCGCCAGATGCGCTCCTCCCTTAAAAAATTCCGCCTCTGTGATCTCATTTTTCAGGAAATGCTGCAGCGCAGGTGTGGCAAAGAGCGCTTCGCCATGCGTAGCCAGGTATTTTGCCCTTTCCAGGATTTTTACCAGGACCATCTCGCCGGCCACCACCGTTTTGTGCAGGTAAACCTGCCAGTACATCAGCCGGCGGGCGATCAGGAATTTTTCTATAGAATAAATGCCTTTCTCCTCAATCACCAGCTCCTTATCCAGCACATTGAACATTTTAATGATGCGGTCGAAACTGATTACCCCCTCACTAACCCCCGTAAAAAAGCTATCGCGGTTCAGGTAATCCATCCGGTCCAGGTCCAGCTGGCTCGAGACCAGTTGGGGCAGGAAATGTTTTGGGTAATCGCCCTTAAAGATGCGGATGGCCAGTGTCAGCCGGCCGTCAAACTCTTCGTTCAGCATCTCCATCATTTTCATAGAAATGTCCTCGTGCTGTATGCCGTTGACCAGGGTATGCTCCAGCGCATGCGAAAAGGGGCCATGACCAATGTCGTGCAGCAAAATGGCTATCGTTGCCGCCTCTTCCTCCTCGGCCGTTACCTCATGGCCTTTGCCCCTAAGTACCTCTATAGCAAGGCTCATCAGGTGCATGGCCCCCAAAGCATGATGAAAGCGGGTATGAAGGGCCCCTGGATATACCAGGTGGGTCATCCCCAACTGCTTGATATATCTAAGTCGTTGAAAATACGGATGCGAGATCAGATCGAATATGATTTCAGAAGGGATATTGATGAAGCCATATACCGGATCATTTATGATTTTCTTTTTGTTCAATCCTTAAAATTAAATTATACGGTACAAAAATTGCTATTTTTATCCATACTACCACAAAAGGGCGTGCTCTTTTTAAGGATTTATTTACATTATACACATATAATGATGCAAGAAACGAAGATTTTATGGGCTGATGACGAGATTAACCTGTTAAAACCACATATTTTACTGCTCAACGAGAAAGGATACCATGTAACCACCTATACCAATGGTAACGATGCGCTCGAAGCCTTTGGAAAAGAACACTTTGACCTGGTTTTCCTGGATGAAAACATGCCGGGGATGAGCGGACTGGAAACGCTGACAGCGATTAAAAACATCAGGAGCGATGTTCCTGTGGTCCTCATCACCAAAAGCGAAGAAGAAAACCTGATGGAAGATGCCATCGGATCTAAGATAGACGACTACCTGATCAAGCCTGTTAACCCTAAGCAGGTCTTACTGACCATTAAAAAGATCATAGACAACAAAAGACTGGTCAGTGAAAAAACTTCTATGGCCTACCAGCAGGACTTCAGGCGTTTGGGCATGACGCTTAACGACCGCCTCAGCTACGAGGAATGGGTGGATGTTTATAAAAAGCTGGTTTTCTGGGAACTCGAATTGGAAAAGCTGGACGATCCGCAGATGCATGAGATCCTGACCATGCAAAAATCGGAGGCCAATATGCAGTTTTCCAAATTTATAGAAGACCATTACCTGAGCTGGGTGAATGGCAAAGGCCAGGCCCCGCTGCTATCGAACGAACTGCTGAAAAAAAAGGTTTTCCCGCTCATCAACGGTGGTGTGCCGGTGTTTTTTATACTGATCGACAACCTGCGTTACGACCAGTGGAGGGTCATCAACCCACTCATTACCGAGCATTTCAGAATGGATGAAGAAGACATTTACTCAAGCATCCTGCCAACCGCAACGCAGTATGCCCGCAATGCAATCTTTTCCGGACTGATGCCGCTTGAAATGGAAAGACGTTTCCCCAATCTGTGGCAGAACGACGATGACGAGGGTGGCAAGAACCTGCATGAAGGAACTTTTCTGGCCGAACAGATCAAAAGGAACCTGCGCAAGGATTGTAAATTCAGTTACCATAAAATACTGACCTACGACGATGGAAAGGCGCTGAACGATCAGGTAAACAACCTGATGCACAATGATTTTAATGCCATCGTTTACAACTTTGTGGACATGCTTTCGCATGCCCGTACGGATATGCAGATGATCCGGGAGCTGGCCAACGATGATGCCGCTTACCGCTCGCTGACACTGTCCTGGTTTGAACATTCGCCTTTAATGGACCTGCTGAAAAAGATCTCGCAGAAAAAAGTTAAGGTGGTGATCACCACAGACCATGGAACCATTAGGGTAAAACACCCCAGTAAAGTGATTGGCGACAGGAACACGAATACCAACCTGCGCTACAAACAGGGACGGAACCTGAACTTCAATGCGAAAGAGGTTTTCCTGATCAAAAACCCGCATGAAGCACAATTGCCAAAGATCAATATCAGCTCCAACTATATTTTTGCAAAGGAAGACCAGTATTTTGTTTACCAGAACAACTACAATCAGTTTGTGAATTACTACAACGAAACTTTCCAGCATGGGGGCATCTCACTGGAGGAGATGATCATTCCTGTTGCCACTTACAGTTCAAGATAAAAGGATGCTGTTCAAATTATGGAAAGGGGGCCTTTGTGCTCCCTTTTTGTTTTACCTGTCAGGCCAGTAATCACTTATTGCTTATAAGAAAAACACATATAAATAACATAGTTGGAATACCCTTGACTTACCCTTGGCTTACCCTTGGATTACCCTAGGGGTATATCAAGGGTAAGCCAAGGGTATCTTAACGGTATAGCAACCTTATCTCAATTGTGTTATTTATATGGAGTTTACCTGTGATTTATTAGTTATTATTGGCTCCTCTTATTTAAGTCTGCCTTAAGGCTGATGAAATCAAGCCGATTTCTTCTATTTTTGCAGTTAATGGAAAGTATTAAAATTCAGGTTAATGGCCTTACAGAGCTGGATCTTGCGGCCCGTAAAATTTTAGATCTGGCCGCTCATGCGCACATCTTTATTTTTGAAGGCGACATGGGCGCCGGTAAAACTACATTGATTAAATCACTTGCCAAAGTAATGGGGGTAACAGAAGTGGTTTCGAGCCCCACATTTTCTATCGTAAATGAATACGATGCCAAAGGTAAGCCCATTTATCATTTTGATTTTTACCGTATCAAAAATATTCAGGAAGCCTACGATATCGGGTATGAAGAATATTTTTACTCGGGGAACACCTGCTTTATCGAATGGCCCGAAAAAATTGAAGGACTGATTCCAGAACATTATATCAAAATAAGCATTGAAACCCTGGCTGAAAATGAAAGGTTACTGTCAATTTCAAAAATTTAAATTTCAAACGCATTAAATTTCAGCTATTTTGCTTAATTTAAAGCCCAAATCTATAAATAAAAATGGCTACAGGATTACGCGAAGGTATGGCCTCCATTGCTCAAAAGGGGCTGATACAGCCAAAAGAAGCATTGTCAGAAATTAACAAGAAGAACAACAGTTTATACATCGGCATTCCCAAAGAAATCTCCTTTCAGGAAAACAGGATTGCCCTTACGCCACTGTCTGTTGCCTTACTGGTCAACAATGGGCATAAGGTGATCATTGAAAGCGGGGCAGGTGTAGGCGCCAATTTTTCGGATAACGACTACAGCGAGCAGGGCGCCATCATCTCCTTTAATAAAAAGGATGTTTTTGATGCCGATATCCTGGTTAAAATTGCACCGCCTACAATTGAAGAAGTCGGCCTGATGCACAAGGGCCAGACCCTGATCTCGGCCCTTCAGATGGGCGCATTGAAAGAGTCTTACCTCAAGGCCCTGCTGAATAAAAAAATAAATGCCCTCTGCTTTGAAAACCTGCGCGATGAGGGAAATATCCTGAGTGTGGTGCGTTCCATGAGTGAAATTGTGGGGGCCACCTCCATTCTGATTGCCGCAGAATACCTGAGCAATGTTACCGGCGGAAAGGGACTGATGCTGGGCGGCTTTACCGGTGTTCCGCCAACGGAGATCGTCATCCTGGGGGCAGGCACCGTAGGCGAATACGCAGCCCGTACGGCCATATCGCTGGGTGCGGAAGTAAAGGTGTTTGACAGCTCGATCTTCAGGCTCAGGCGCCTGCAGAACAACCTTGGGAGCCGGGTATTTACCTCGGTAATGCAGCCTATCGTTTTGAGCAAGGCCATCACCACCTGTGACGTGGTGATCGGCGCAATCCGGGCTTCGCACGGCAGAAGCCCCTGCATTGTCATGGAAGAAACCGTTGCGCGCATGAAACCCAACTCCGTGGTGATTGATGTGAGTATAGATCAGGGCGGTTGTTTTGAAACTTCTGAAGTCACCAATCACAAAGACCCGGTATTCCGGAAACACGACGTGATCCATTATTGTGTCCCTAATATTGCCTCCAGAGTGCCTAGAACGGCCTCCTATGCCCTTACCAATATCTTTACCCCGATACTGGTAGATATTGGCGACATGGGCGGACTGATGAACGTGGTATGGAATAAACCCGGTATCAGGGAAGCCCTGTACATTTACCAGGGGCACCTGACCAGTAAAGACCTTTCGAACATGTTTAACCTGCCGTATAAAGACATTGAATTGCTGGTAGCAGCCAACCAATAAGCCCAGCCCTGCATGAAAAAAATCCTTCCGCTTTTGTTTTTTGTTCTTTCCCTGAATGTACGTGCCCAGCAAAAGCCATCGAATCCACATGGCTTGAAAGTAGATGGCTATGCCAGCTATATGGATTCCTGCAAAACGAACAGCGACAACAAACTACTGGAAATCAAAAAATTTGTTCCAGGGGTTGTGCTCGACATCAGGTATGCCACCGCAAACAATTTCATGAAATGCATCATGTACAGGCAGGCCCGGGCCTTTGCACGGAAACCAGTGGTCATGCAGCTCAAAAAAATCCAGGCAGAACTAAAAAAACAGGGCTATGGCTTAAAGATATTTGACGCCTACAGGCCCTATCAGGTTACGCTGGCCTTTTACGAAGGGGCGGCTGATAAGAACTTTGTAGCGAACCCGGCCAAAGGTTCCAAGCATAACCGCGGTTGTGCAGTAGACCTGACCATTATTGACCGGAAAACAGGCCGGGAAATTGCTATGCCTACCCCCTACGA from Pedobacter africanus includes:
- the lpxD gene encoding UDP-3-O-(3-hydroxymyristoyl)glucosamine N-acyltransferase, with the translated sequence MQFTAKQISEFIDGTIEGDEDAKVSELSKIENGKTGSLCFLSNPKYENYLYQTNASVVIVKKDFVPSQKVSSTLIRVADPYSAFSVLLEKYNEAVNLGNAQVGIEQPCFIHPSAKIGKNVFIGAFSYVAENVVIGDNCKVSPQVFIGPDSSMGNNCTLFPGVKLYNRSVLGSNIVIHSNTVIGSDGFGFAPQADGTYTKIAQIGNVVIEDDVEIGANSSIDRATMGSTFIRKGVKLDNLIQIAHNVDVGEHSVVAAQSGISGSSKLGEKSVVGGQVGIAGHLSLAKGTQIGAQAGINFNITEENKQWHGSPAQPLRNWMRASVIFKQLPNVEKRIANLEAQIRQLNELIEQNSIPK
- a CDS encoding HD domain-containing protein → MNKKKIINDPVYGFINIPSEIIFDLISHPYFQRLRYIKQLGMTHLVYPGALHTRFHHALGAMHLMSLAIEVLRGKGHEVTAEEEEAATIAILLHDIGHGPFSHALEHTLVNGIQHEDISMKMMEMLNEEFDGRLTLAIRIFKGDYPKHFLPQLVSSQLDLDRMDYLNRDSFFTGVSEGVISFDRIIKMFNVLDKELVIEEKGIYSIEKFLIARRLMYWQVYLHKTVVAGEMVLVKILERAKYLATHGEALFATPALQHFLKNEITEAEFFKGGAHLAHFSRLDDQDIFASVKVWVSHSDRILAQLCGMLTQRNLYKVEISNEAPDESRVQELRARIAEVLNLDEAEVCYFVFTDVIRNRAYNAGSGNINILLKNNTIVDIAKASDLSNLASLDKTVKKHILCYPRII
- the porX gene encoding T9SS response regulator signal transducer PorX, translating into MQETKILWADDEINLLKPHILLLNEKGYHVTTYTNGNDALEAFGKEHFDLVFLDENMPGMSGLETLTAIKNIRSDVPVVLITKSEEENLMEDAIGSKIDDYLIKPVNPKQVLLTIKKIIDNKRLVSEKTSMAYQQDFRRLGMTLNDRLSYEEWVDVYKKLVFWELELEKLDDPQMHEILTMQKSEANMQFSKFIEDHYLSWVNGKGQAPLLSNELLKKKVFPLINGGVPVFFILIDNLRYDQWRVINPLITEHFRMDEEDIYSSILPTATQYARNAIFSGLMPLEMERRFPNLWQNDDDEGGKNLHEGTFLAEQIKRNLRKDCKFSYHKILTYDDGKALNDQVNNLMHNDFNAIVYNFVDMLSHARTDMQMIRELANDDAAYRSLTLSWFEHSPLMDLLKKISQKKVKVVITTDHGTIRVKHPSKVIGDRNTNTNLRYKQGRNLNFNAKEVFLIKNPHEAQLPKINISSNYIFAKEDQYFVYQNNYNQFVNYYNETFQHGGISLEEMIIPVATYSSR
- the tsaE gene encoding tRNA (adenosine(37)-N6)-threonylcarbamoyltransferase complex ATPase subunit type 1 TsaE — translated: MESIKIQVNGLTELDLAARKILDLAAHAHIFIFEGDMGAGKTTLIKSLAKVMGVTEVVSSPTFSIVNEYDAKGKPIYHFDFYRIKNIQEAYDIGYEEYFYSGNTCFIEWPEKIEGLIPEHYIKISIETLAENERLLSISKI
- a CDS encoding alanine dehydrogenase, whose amino-acid sequence is MATGLREGMASIAQKGLIQPKEALSEINKKNNSLYIGIPKEISFQENRIALTPLSVALLVNNGHKVIIESGAGVGANFSDNDYSEQGAIISFNKKDVFDADILVKIAPPTIEEVGLMHKGQTLISALQMGALKESYLKALLNKKINALCFENLRDEGNILSVVRSMSEIVGATSILIAAEYLSNVTGGKGLMLGGFTGVPPTEIVILGAGTVGEYAARTAISLGAEVKVFDSSIFRLRRLQNNLGSRVFTSVMQPIVLSKAITTCDVVIGAIRASHGRSPCIVMEETVARMKPNSVVIDVSIDQGGCFETSEVTNHKDPVFRKHDVIHYCVPNIASRVPRTASYALTNIFTPILVDIGDMGGLMNVVWNKPGIREALYIYQGHLTSKDLSNMFNLPYKDIELLVAANQ
- a CDS encoding M15 family metallopeptidase: MKKILPLLFFVLSLNVRAQQKPSNPHGLKVDGYASYMDSCKTNSDNKLLEIKKFVPGVVLDIRYATANNFMKCIMYRQARAFARKPVVMQLKKIQAELKKQGYGLKIFDAYRPYQVTLAFYEGAADKNFVANPAKGSKHNRGCAVDLTIIDRKTGREIAMPTPYDSFAPEAAADYALLPAEVLKNRKMLIDTMQKYGFRVIPNEWWHFDFKGWQRYDLLDIPFEKL